The following coding sequences are from one Kogia breviceps isolate mKogBre1 chromosome X, mKogBre1 haplotype 1, whole genome shotgun sequence window:
- the NUP62CL gene encoding nucleoporin-62 C-terminal-like protein isoform X2 yields the protein MLFTSFSNASTSTAATGLSFGAPTTLAGMLDGTAWGFGLKFPGAGGAAAVASTTTSTITTTTVTSTSTSTSTTSSFTMNLKPLTSTGMNNTVPFGMTSIPFTLTINEIITPVMTYGQLDGLVNKWSLELEDQEKYFLHQVTQVNVWDYTLIENGEKIIALHGEVQKVKLDQKRLEQELYFILSQQKELEDLMTPLEETVKDQSGSVYPQHTDEELERTLAEDVDAQLKRMAQDLKDIIEYLNTFGSPADTTDPVC from the exons ATGCTGTTTACCTCATTTTCAAATGCTTCTACCTCCACTGCTGCTACTGGGCTCTCAT TTGGTGCCCCTACAACTTTGGCTGGAATGCTTGATGGTACAGCTTGGGGATTTGGATTAAAATTCCCTGGAGCAGGAGGAGCAGCTGCTGTTGCATCTA CTACAACatcaaccatcaccactaccacggtcaccagcaccagcaccagcaccagcaccaccagtaGCTTTACCATGAATCTAAAACCACTGACATCAACTGGCATGAATAACACTGTTCCATTCGGCATGACTTCTATACCTTTTACTTTGACCATTAA TGAAATCATAACTCCTGTGATGACGTATGGTCAGCTGGATGGTCTGGTAAACAAATGGAGCCTTGAGTTAGAGGATCAAGAGAAATACTTTCTTCACCAGGTCACCCAGGTCAATGTTTGGGACTATACATTGATTGAGAATGGTGAGAAG attATTGCTTTACATGGAGAAGTGCAAAAGGTGAAACTGGATCAGAAAAG gctggAACAAGAATTGTATTTTATCCTGTCACAGCAGAAAGAACTAGAAGATCTCATGACTCCTTTAGAGGAGACTGTAAAGGACCAGAGTGGGTCTGTTTATCCACAGCATACAGATGAGGAGCTTGAGAGGAC GTTAGCAGAAGATGTAGATGCTCAGCTGAAACGAATGGCCCAAGATCTCAAGGACATTATTGAGTACCTGAATACATTTGGAAGTCCTGCTGACACTACTGACCCGGTGTGTTAA
- the NUP62CL gene encoding nucleoporin-62 C-terminal-like protein isoform X1, whose product MLFTSFSNASTSTAATGLSFGAPTTLAGMLDGTAWGFGLKFPGAGGAAAVASTTTSTITTTTVTSTSTSTSTTSSFTMNLKPLTSTGMNNTVPFGMTSIPFTLTINEIITPVMTYGQLDGLVNKWSLELEDQEKYFLHQVTQVNVWDYTLIENGEKIIALHGEVQKVKLDQKRLEQELYFILSQQKELEDLMTPLEETVKDQSGSVYPQHTDEELERTYRLAEDVDAQLKRMAQDLKDIIEYLNTFGSPADTTDPLQQICKILNAHMDFLQWINQTSGMLQRKVEEVQVFDHHHYKE is encoded by the exons ATGCTGTTTACCTCATTTTCAAATGCTTCTACCTCCACTGCTGCTACTGGGCTCTCAT TTGGTGCCCCTACAACTTTGGCTGGAATGCTTGATGGTACAGCTTGGGGATTTGGATTAAAATTCCCTGGAGCAGGAGGAGCAGCTGCTGTTGCATCTA CTACAACatcaaccatcaccactaccacggtcaccagcaccagcaccagcaccagcaccaccagtaGCTTTACCATGAATCTAAAACCACTGACATCAACTGGCATGAATAACACTGTTCCATTCGGCATGACTTCTATACCTTTTACTTTGACCATTAA TGAAATCATAACTCCTGTGATGACGTATGGTCAGCTGGATGGTCTGGTAAACAAATGGAGCCTTGAGTTAGAGGATCAAGAGAAATACTTTCTTCACCAGGTCACCCAGGTCAATGTTTGGGACTATACATTGATTGAGAATGGTGAGAAG attATTGCTTTACATGGAGAAGTGCAAAAGGTGAAACTGGATCAGAAAAG gctggAACAAGAATTGTATTTTATCCTGTCACAGCAGAAAGAACTAGAAGATCTCATGACTCCTTTAGAGGAGACTGTAAAGGACCAGAGTGGGTCTGTTTATCCACAGCATACAGATGAGGAGCTTGAGAGGAC TTACAGGTTAGCAGAAGATGTAGATGCTCAGCTGAAACGAATGGCCCAAGATCTCAAGGACATTATTGAGTACCTGAATACATTTGGAAGTCCTGCTGACACTACTGACCCG CTCCAGCAGATTTGCAAAATTCTGAATGCGCATATGGACTTTCTACAATGGATTAATCAAACTTCAG